The segment ATCAAAGACGGACTGGGAATACTTGACTATAAAATACCGGATACATTAGGTGCAAGAACACACAACCTGACGGCTGTTTACTCATCAAGCAAATATGACAGGGTAGAGTTATCCACAGACCTAACCATGAACAGATTAAACACACACATTGAAATAGACCCAATATTCACCAGTTCATCTACAAATTACATTAAAGCCCAGATACTGGATGACAACAACCAGCTAATCAACAAGCAAACACAGATAGTTATTAAAATAGACGGTAAAAGTTATAACCTGACAACGTCTAACGGTAAGATAAACTACAAAGTACCAACAATACTATCCAAGGGATTACATCAGATAACAATCATAGCAGGAGAAAACGGCAAATACATATCAAGCAGAAAGAATACAGTACTCATACAAACCTAAATACACTTTAACCCCCAATTTTTTACTTTTTTTACTACAAAAATAGCTTTTATTTAATTTCAATCATCCTAATTATAAGATACAGTTCTTCGGTTATGATAATTTTTGGAGTGTACTTTGAATTAGGATAATGGATGAAAAAATTTTTTAGTAACGACTTTAAGATATAATTTCATAAGGAGGATATCTTGATGTTAGGAGAACATGAATTGAAGAAATTATTTCCGGAGTATGCCGATTCAATAGAGGCATCCGGTATTGACTTGAAGGTAGATAGAATATTCAAACAGGCCAGTGGCGGTTCCTTAATTGATAACGTTAAAAATTTGCCAGAACTGGAGGAAATTACTGATGATATTGTCATATTGGAGCCTAAAACTGCCTATAGCGTTATGATGGAGGGCAAGATTAAGATTCCTAAGGGTTATACCATGCTTTATCTGC is part of the Methanosphaera sp. BMS genome and harbors:
- a CDS encoding deoxyuridine 5'-triphosphate nucleotidohydrolase; this encodes MLGEHELKKLFPEYADSIEASGIDLKVDRIFKQASGGSLIDNVKNLPELEEITDDIVILEPKTAYSVMMEGKIKIPKGYTMLYLPRSTLLRSFISVHTAVGDPNFYGTLQFMVVNNGEYPFKLKKGERIVQAVVFPVEGSGEYNGSYQEKEDE